Proteins co-encoded in one Nonomuraea helvata genomic window:
- a CDS encoding acyl-CoA desaturase: MTVLAERPAPAPKPDFEPEPKSKAELFTFGLVVGLPLIAVAVAVPFAWGWGLGWTDIAISFVFYVVSGLGVTVGLHRYFTHGSFKAKRPLKIAMGIAGSLSLEMSVLDWVATHRKHHKFSDKEGDPHSPWRFGPGFKSMSKGLLYAHMGWLFESERTNREKYAPDLCKDQDVLKLHKWFGALAISSIVLPGVIGGLVTWSWQGAVTALFWGSIVRIGLLHHVTWSINSICHVFGEEDFQVRDKSRNVWWLAIPSFGESWHNLHHSDPTCARHGVLKGQIDLSAGLIRIFERLGWVYDVRWPTPERLAAKRIA, translated from the coding sequence ATGACCGTTCTCGCCGAGCGCCCAGCGCCAGCCCCGAAGCCCGACTTCGAACCCGAGCCGAAATCCAAGGCAGAGCTGTTCACCTTCGGGCTGGTCGTCGGACTGCCGCTGATCGCGGTCGCGGTCGCGGTGCCGTTCGCCTGGGGATGGGGCCTGGGCTGGACGGACATCGCCATCTCCTTCGTCTTCTACGTGGTCTCCGGGCTCGGCGTGACCGTCGGGCTGCACCGCTACTTCACCCACGGCTCGTTCAAGGCCAAGCGCCCGCTGAAGATCGCGATGGGCATCGCGGGCAGCCTGTCGCTGGAGATGTCCGTGCTCGACTGGGTGGCCACGCACCGCAAGCACCACAAGTTCTCCGACAAGGAGGGCGACCCGCACTCGCCGTGGCGTTTCGGGCCCGGCTTCAAGTCCATGTCCAAGGGCCTGCTCTACGCCCACATGGGCTGGCTGTTCGAGAGCGAGCGGACCAACAGGGAGAAGTACGCCCCGGACCTGTGCAAGGACCAGGACGTGCTCAAGCTGCACAAGTGGTTCGGCGCGCTCGCCATCTCCTCGATCGTGCTCCCCGGCGTGATCGGCGGGCTCGTCACCTGGTCCTGGCAGGGCGCGGTGACCGCGCTGTTCTGGGGCTCGATCGTACGCATCGGGCTGCTGCACCACGTGACCTGGTCGATCAACTCGATCTGCCACGTCTTCGGCGAGGAGGACTTCCAAGTGCGCGACAAGTCGCGCAACGTCTGGTGGCTGGCCATCCCGTCCTTCGGCGAGTCGTGGCACAACCTGCACCACTCCGACCCGACCTGCGCCCGCCACGGCGTGCTCAAGGGGCAGATCGACCTGAGCGCCGGCCTCATCCGGATCTTCGAGCGGCTCGGCTGGGTGTACGACGTCCGCTGGCCGACGCCTGAGCGTCTGGCGGCGAAGCGCATTGCCTGA